CAGCATCTGTTGTTAATTTTTTAATTCCTATAAATTTATTAATAATAAACAAAAGGCTCAATATTGTAAAAAACAATATGGCAGAAATAGCATTTATTACGGGTTTGATGCCCCTTTTTGTTAGCGAGTTTATTAAGATAGATAAATTATTAAATCCCTGCCCAGTGGTGAAAAATGATATCAAAAAATCATCTATTGATAATGTGAAGGCAATAAGAGCCCCAGTTGCTATGCTTCCAATGATTTCTGGATAAATTATATTTAAGAATATTTGAATTTCTGAGGCTCCAAGATCTTTGGCAGCATCAATAATATTGTTAGGAAGAGAATATAATTTGGGCAAAATTATTATTACTACGTATGGTGTTGAAAAAATTATATGTGATATTAACATTGTGGAAAATCCCAATTGCATTTTTATTGCAGAATAAAATGCCATTAAGCTTATTCCTGTTACAATGTCTGGATTAATTATTGTTATTTTATTTGCCGATAATAGTATTGTTTTTAATTTTTTGTTTTCTGATTTATAAATTGCATAAGCACCAATAATTCCAATAACAACAGAGGTCAAAGATGAGATTATAGCTATTAAAATGGTGTTAAATATTGCTGATTTGATTTGACTTGAGGCAAAAATTTCTTTATACCATTTCAGACTAAAGCCTTGCCATATAAACCCACTGTCACCAGAGTTAAAAGAATAAATTATTAAGATTATTATTGGAAGGTAAATAAAGCTGAGTATTAGAAATAAGAAAATGTTTTTAAAGACCCTAAACATATGTTATTCTCCATTATTTTTTCGCATTAACTTTATTATTATTAAATTAAAAAGTAATATTACTAACATTAAAATAAATGAAATTGCAGCCCCAGTATTCCAGTCCTCTATAAAGAGAAACTGTTTGCTTATTAGATTTCCTATTAAAATTTGTTTAGAGCCTCCCAGCAAATCTGAAATAATAAATACCGTAATTGAAGGAATAAATACCATAATGATTCCTGTTGCCAGGTAGGAGAGCGTTAGAGGTATTTTTACATAAAGTAATATTTGCCACATTCTTGCTCCAAGATCTTGCGCTGCTTCAATGTATTCTGGCTTAATTTTTAAAAGTCCTGTATATATTGGCAAGATCATAAAAGGCAAAAAATTGTATACCATGCCTATTGTAACAGCCTGTTCGTTATAAAGAAGATCTAAAGCTCCAATTCCGATTTTTTCAAATAAGTTGTTGATGAATCCGTTTTTCCCAAGTATTCTCATCCAGGCATAAGTTCTAAGCAATGTATTTATCCACATGGGAAGTATTATCATGATTATTAATTTGTTTTGAGCGCTTTTTTTTGATAATGAAATTAGCCAGGCGGCAGGATAGCCTATTAAAATGCAAAAAATTGTTGCTATTGTGGCGAGCTTTAAACTTCTTGAAAAGATACTAAGATAACTTGGATTTAAAAGCTCAATAAAATTATAGATGGTAAATTCGTTTTTTTCATTTAGAAATCCGAGCAATACTATTATTAATAAGGGAAGAATA
This genomic interval from Borreliella andersonii contains the following:
- a CDS encoding ABC transporter permease; this translates as MFRVFKNIFLFLILSFIYLPIIILIIYSFNSGDSGFIWQGFSLKWYKEIFASSQIKSAIFNTILIAIISSLTSVVIGIIGAYAIYKSENKKLKTILLSANKITIINPDIVTGISLMAFYSAIKMQLGFSTMLISHIIFSTPYVVIIILPKLYSLPNNIIDAAKDLGASEIQIFLNIIYPEIIGSIATGALIAFTLSIDDFLISFFTTGQGFNNLSILINSLTKRGIKPVINAISAILFFTILSLLFIINKFIGIKKLTTDAEL
- a CDS encoding ABC transporter permease translates to MKKLILIIYSIFLLTFSILPLLIIVLLGFLNEKNEFTIYNFIELLNPSYLSIFSRSLKLATIATIFCILIGYPAAWLISLSKKSAQNKLIIMIILPMWINTLLRTYAWMRILGKNGFINNLFEKIGIGALDLLYNEQAVTIGMVYNFLPFMILPIYTGLLKIKPEYIEAAQDLGARMWQILLYVKIPLTLSYLATGIIMVFIPSITVFIISDLLGGSKQILIGNLISKQFLFIEDWNTGAAISFILMLVILLFNLIIIKLMRKNNGE